GGCTGCCCCGTGCGCGGCTTCTTGCCCTGGTTGGCCTCGGCGACCCACTTCCGCAGGTTCTCGGGGCTCATCTGCTCGCCGTCCTTCTGCGGGAACACGGACTCGCCGTTGAGGAGCACCGTCGGGGTGCCCCGGAAGTTCTTCTCCTCGAAGGCCTGATCGGACTTCTCCACCCAGGCGTCGTGCCTGCCGGACTCCACGCACTCGGTGAACGCGGGGGTGACCAGGCCCGGCACCTTGCCCGCCAGCTCGATCAGCCGCTTGTCGTCGCCGAAGGCGTCCTCGCTCTCCGGAGGCTGGTTCTGGAACAGCACGTCGTGGTACTCCACGAACTTCCCGGCGTCCTGCGCACACGCGGCGGCGTTGGCCGCCCGGCGCGAGCCGTTGCCGCCCATGCCGCCGTCGATGATCGTCGCGAGGTGGTACCTGACCTTGAGCTGGCCCGAGTCGGTCAGCTCGTGGATGGTGTCCCTCATCACGTTCTCGAACTGGGCACAGGCGGGGCAGCGGAAGTCCTCCCAGATCGTGAGCGTGGACGGCGCGCCGGCG
The Streptomyces tirandamycinicus DNA segment above includes these coding regions:
- a CDS encoding DsbA family protein codes for the protein MRAARERLKRERELQKTRDKRRRLLIVSAAVVGVLGLAAVVGVIAAGGGGKDQGSTAGGPVVAPSGAQGEDALALPAGAAGAPSTLTIWEDFRCPACAQFENVMRDTIHELTDSGQLKVRYHLATIIDGGMGGNGSRRAANAAACAQDAGKFVEYHDVLFQNQPPESEDAFGDDKRLIELAGKVPGLVTPAFTECVESGRHDAWVEKSDQAFEEKNFRGTPTVLLNGESVFPQKDGEQMSPENLRKWVAEANQGKKPRTGQPSPAAS